Proteins from a genomic interval of Lycium ferocissimum isolate CSIRO_LF1 chromosome 2, AGI_CSIRO_Lferr_CH_V1, whole genome shotgun sequence:
- the LOC132046866 gene encoding uncharacterized protein LOC132046866 isoform X1, giving the protein MANHGGVGSKFVSVNLNKSYGQSLHHHDNKSYSGGSYGQAASMGRGRSGGGSGGMVVLSRGRNVQKIAPKLSVPPPLNLPSLRKEHEKFDLSGSGGGTSGSGGQGSGPRPSSSGMGWTKPAAVALEEKDVNTDGQVVDGLDQTGHGIDGVNQVSGSYMPPSARVGGIGAAVTGPARTFPSTVEKVSVLRGEDFPSLQAALPVSSGPANKQKDSSSQKQKQVSGEGSSDEQRDSYNMSLVVDMRPHGQSSRYATGNGLAENNGYESSHGLSSVRRVDQPRKQEDFFPGPLPLVRLNPRSDWADDERDTGHGFADRGRDIVNSKVDNYWDRDFDLPRTSVLPHKAAHNQYERRAPRETLTGNGFSTDHRGDSYSRDLRIPSREGREASTWRNSIVSRDGNVPGVANDRNAVSSGGSFVNKDFAKDNKYAPHQYGETARDGSFTGNRDYSYGRKDIGLVTDGKQRWNHATESSNSRGVERMTQDRLGSELSSRYRRDGFQNNSGSKPSFASVGKSLPMGDPLLNVGREKHALPRGERPYREDPYLKDFESTGFDEMDLFSGGLAGVIKRKKDVVKQTDFYDPVRESFEAELERVQKMQELERQRVVEEQERALEQARREEEERQRLIREEEERRRKLEEEAREAAWRAEQERLDAVRRAEEQRIAREEEKRRMFMEEERRKQAAKQKLLELEAKIAKRHTEVTKTDTLAVTADENVSAMNKEFDVSGTSDVDNWDESERMVERLTTSASFDTPVLSRSSDVSSQHYSSQEVFTNFPDRGRPINSWRGDVFENGSSSSMYLRDHDIGHHSPRRDVSAGGRTAPRKDLSGTAGYLAPGNYAKGGREGYTDEFGNRKEHRWNVPMDADPYIRNRDMDTEFNDNLADRYGDIGWGQARSRGNTRFPYPDRLYQNSEADEPYSYGKSRYAVRQPRVLPPPSLSTMQRTFRGMNDHPGSSNVVDNEIHYPHPRGGESTRQTGYFVGHPSELVASQQESALAEDTKLNKEMSPRCDSQSSLSVTSPPNSPPHLSHDELDESGDSPSASVAAEGKNVTLSGYECTLLNDNSARDAMKTASSSLSAMEDEDWNVDDNGELQQQEEYDEDEDGYREEDEVREVDDENLDLNQEFEDLQLGEGVSSHNLDNMVLGFDEGVEVAIPSDDFDRNSRNEESVFDRPETSEGGSMNGVQVDEKCLNPVEGAPGASLDISSERVQEAEKVMQESEYKLSTEPHTSAASHLLDGIDTYCGPSLNAQQTFSSAGTPSVGQTSASSLTSSSQPDLPVKLQFGLFSGPSLIPSPVPAIQIGSIQMPLHLHPSVGPSLTHIHPSQPPIFQFGQLRYSSQGILPITAQSMSFGQPNVQAHYNTNQSSGGYVPPQPSQDASTSSLMKDNVHSISANQGHGFVVRPGGPDDSKPVQESAGSKVLTDNIAGVASASDRKIISESEIQVEAKGLSNADRHVQPSKEKGSDGNSSSVLPSIQSVSNERNSAGGRAQSQGYSNKGKRFTYAVKGSSLRSSFPNSDGPYSESSRFQRRPRRTVQRTEFRIRENSNSRQSSSTVFSNDSGHGDNLNHSGRAAAAVFAKSGSKRGSFSSKPLKQNVKLDSKSANVDSQEVDSGIRPSKDEGRASLHKSQNISHTGEGNLKRNISEEDVDAPLQSGVVRVFMQPGIEAPSDEDDFIEVRSKRQMLNDRREQREKEIKAKSRVSKPPRKPRTTRQNNAVSTSPNKSSASVGGEIPNKSNFSDIIASEAQGSGYMDVSTGFTTVVSQPLAPIGTPAGSNGSQADKQFHTAKSHQTTSVGVVPASGDDLEPGLMFESNKNTDNVTSSPLNSWGSAQINQQVMALSQSQLEEAMNPARFEAHAASVGAHGGTVTEPILQSSSILTKDKSFSSAASPINSLLAGEKIQFGAVTSPTVLHTSSRVVSHGIGAPGSNRSEVQISRNISPDESECTLFFEKDKRANDPCLNVQDKRANDPCLNVQDSEAEAAASAVAVAAISSDEIVGNGLGSAISEAKTFEGDQQLSSQSRAEESLSVSLPADLNVETPPISLWPPSPSPQNSSSQILSHFPGGPQSHFPFYEMNPMLGGPIFAFGPHKESGGSQSQSQKATVSSSGPLGAWQQCHSTLDSFYGHPAGFTGPFISPPGGIPGVQGPPHMVVYNHFAPVGPYGQVGLSFMGTTYLPSGKQPDWKHTPSSSAMGITEADMNNISMAGSQRNLSNMPATVQHLGPASPIMPMASPLAMFDVSPFQSSPEMPIQARWSHVPASPLHSVPVSHPLQQQAEGALPSKFGHSHPVDQSLNTNRFLESYPREGSDGTPSFTVATDANAAQFPVESGLGDSSKSGATGGSAQSLVSQSSSGCANADIGKNDAFRNGVSNSGKDQGVSGFKTQTQQKNASTQQNQTAGYNYHRGGGMSQRNMGGNDWSHRRMGFHGRNQSLGAVPSTKVKQIYVAKQTLSGTKTTE; this is encoded by the exons ATGGCCAATCATGGCGGTGTTGGGAGTAAATTTGTGTCTGTGAATTTGAATAAATCATATGGGCAGTCTTTACATCATCATGATAATAAATCTTATAGCGGTGGTTCTTATGGACAGGCCGCCTCAATGGGACGAGGGCGGTCTGGTGGTGGAAGTGGAGGAATGGTTGTTTTGTCACGGGGTCGGAATGTGCAGAAAATTGCGCCGAAATTATCAGTTCCACCCCCCTTGAATTTGCCTTCATTGAGGAAAGAACATGAGAAATTTGATTTATCGGGATCGGGTGGTGGGACATCGGGAAGTGGTGGTCAAGGAAGTGGGCCGAGGCCATCGTCTTCTGGTATGGGTTGGACTAAGCCTGCTGCTGTGGCATTGGAAGAGAAAGATGTTAATACTGATGGTCAGGTTGTTGATGGTTTGGATCAGACTGGGCATGGTATTGATGGGGTTAACCAGGTTAGTGGATCGTATATGCCTCCTTCAGCTCGTGTAGGTGGAATTGGAGCTGCAGTTACTGGTCCTGCGAGAACATTTCCTTCGACAGTTGAGAAAGTCTCGGTCTTGAGAGGTGAGGATTTTCCTTCTCTTCAAGCTGCATTGCCTGTCTCTTCTGGACCGGCAAACAAGCAAAAGGATAGTTCGAGTCAAAAGCAGAAGCAGGTGTCTGGTGAAGGATCATCTGATGAACAAAGAGACAGTTACAACATGAGTTTGGTGGTTGATATGCGTCCTCATGGGCAGTCTTCACGTTATGCAACTGGAAATGGTCTGGCAGAAAATAATGGGTATGAAAGTAGTCATGGTTTGAGCAGTGTTCGCAGGGTGGATCAACCTAGAAAGCAGGAAGATTTCTTTCCGGGGCCACTTCCATTAGTTCGGTTGAATCCCAGATCTGATTGGGCTGATGATGAACGTGACACTGGTCATGGATTTGCAGATAGGGGCAGAGATATTGTGAATTCAAAAGTTGATAATTATTGGGATAGGGATTTTGACTTGCCCCGAACTAGTGTGTTACCCCATAAAGCTGCTCATAACCAATATGAAAGGAGGGCTCCTAGAGAGACTCTGACCGGGAATGGGTTTTCCACTGACCATAGAGGTGATAGCTATAGCAGGGATCTGAGAATACCTAGTAGAGAAGGTAGGGAAGCAAGCACATGGAGGAACTCAATCGTTTCGAGAGATGGTAATGTTCCAGGCGTTGCAAACGACAGAAATGCTGTTAGCTCTGGGGGATCGTTTGTTAACAAAGATTTTGCGAAAGATAACAAATATGCCCCCCACCAATATGGTGAGACCGCTCGTGATGGAAGTTTTACTGGAAACCGGGATTATTCATATGGAAGGAAGGACATAGGTCTTGTTACTGATGGCAAACAACGCTGGAATCATGCAACAGAATCATCCAACAGTCGAGGGGTCGAGCGCATGACTCAAGATCGCCTTGGCAGTGAATTGTCCAGTAGATACAGGCGTGATGGATTTCAAAACAACTCTGGGTCaaaaccttcatttgcatctGTTGGGAAATCACTGCCTATGGGTGACCCTCTTCTGAATGTGGGCAGGGAGAAACATGCCCTTCCGAGGGGTGAAAGGCCATACAGAGAGGATCCATACCTGAAAGACTTTGAATCTACTGGATTTGATGAAATGGATCTCTTTTCTGGAGGACTTGCTGGGGTGATCAAGAGAAAAAAGGATGTGGTTAAGCAGACTGACTTCTATGACCCTGTCAGAGAGTCCTTTGAGGCTGAACTGGAGCGCGTTCAAAAGATGCAAGAGCTTGAGCGACAACGAGTTgtggaagaacaagaaagaGCATTGGAGCAAGCTCGAAGagaagaagaggagagacaGAGACTGATTAGAGAAGAGGAAGAACGTCGGCGGAAGTTGGaagaagaagcacgagaagctGCTTGGAGGGCAGAGCAAGAGCGTCTTGATGCAGTTAGAAGAGCTGAAGAGCAGAGAATTGCTAGAGAGGAAGAGAAAAGGAGGATGTTCATGGAGGAAGAAAGGAGGAAGCAGGCTGCTAAACAAAAGCTTTTGGAATTGGAGGCCAAGATAGCCAAGAGGCATACTGAAGTGACAAAAACTGATACTCTAGCTGTCACGGCCGATGAGAATGTATCTGCCATGAACAAGGAATTTGATGTTTCAGGGACATCTGATGTGGATAATTGGGATGAGAGTGAAAGAATGGTGGAACGGTTAACAACTTCAGCATCTTTTGACACCCCGGTCTTAAGCAGATCTTCTGATGTGAGTTCCCAGCACTACTCCTCTCAAGAGGTTTTCACAAATTTTCCAGACAGAGGAAGACCTATTAATTCATGGAGAGGGGATGTATTTGAGAATGGAAGCAGCTCTTCTATGTATCTACGAGACCATGATATTGGTCATCACAGTCCCAGAAGGGATGTATCTGCTGGAGGCAGAACAGCTCCCCGGAAAGATTTATCAGGGACAGCTGGATATTTGGCTCCTGGGAATTATGCCAAAGGCGGACGAGAAGGATATACAGATGAATTTGGCAATCGGAAAGAGCATAGATGGAACGTTCCTATGGATGCTGATCCATACATCAGGAACAGGGACATGGATACGGAATTCAATGATAATCTTGCAGATAGGTATGGTGATATTGGTTGGGGGCAAGCTCGTTCTCGTGGCAATACTCGCTTCCCTTACCCAGATCGGCTATATCAAAATTCTGAAGCGGATGAACCTTATTCCTATGGTAAGTCAAGGTATGCTGTGAGACAGCCACGAGTACTTCCTCCACCTTCACTCTCTACTATGCAGAGAACTTTTAGGGGTATGAATGATCACCCAGGTTCATCGAACGTTGTTGACAATGAGATCCATTATCCTCATCCTCGAGGAGGTGAATCTACAAGGCAGACAGGCTATTTTGTTGGCCATCCATCTGAACTTGTTGCTTCCCAGCAGGAGAGCGCTCTTGCAGAAGACACGAAACTGAATAAAGAAATGAGCCCAAGATGTGATTCACAATCTTCTCTATCTGTCACAAGCCCCCCAAACTCTCCTCCTCATCTCTCTCATGATGAGTTGGATGAATCTGGGGATTCTCCTTCAGCATCTGTTGCTGCAGAAGGTAAAAATGTAACCCTCTCCGGATATGAATGTACTCTCTTAAATGATAATTCTGCAAGAGATGCCATGAAAACGGCTTCCAGCTCTCTCTCTGCCATGGAGGATGAAGACTGGAATGTGGATGATAATGGTGAATTGCAGCAGCAAGAAGAGTATGATGAGGATGAAGATGGTTATAGGGAAGAGGATGAAGTGCGTGAAGTAGACGATGAGAATCTTGACCTGAACCAAGAATTTGAAGATCTGCAATTAGGCGAGGGAGTATCATCTCACAATTTAGATAATATGGTTTTGGGCTTTGATGAGGGTGTTGAAGTTGCAATACCAAGTGATGATTTTGACAGGAACTCAAGGAATGAAGAAAGTGTATTTGATAGACCTGAAACCTCTGAAGGTGGATCTATGAATGGGGTTCAAGTTGATGAAAAATGCCTTAATCCCGTTGAAGGGGCCCCTGGGGCAAGTTTGGATATCTCCTCTGAGAGGGTCCAAGAAGCTGAAAAAGTTATGCAAGAATCTGAGTATAAACTGAGTACTGAACCTCACACTTCAGCAGCGTCACATCTATTAGATGGTATTGATACTTATTGTGGCCCTTCACTAAACGCTCAGCAAACTTTCTCATCTGCTGGCACCCCATCTGTTGGTCAGACTAGTGCGTCAAGTTTAACTTCTTCTAGTCAACCTGATTTACCTGTTAAGCTTCAGTTTGGGCTGTTTTCTGGTCCTTCTTTGATACCTTCTCCGGTACCAGCCATCCAAATTGGTTCCATTCAAATGCCTCTTCATCTCCATCCATCAGTTGGTCCATCCCTTACTCATATTCATCCATCACAGCCTCCTATCTTCCAATTTGGTCAGCTCAGGTATTCATCACAAGGGATTCTGCCAATCACTGCTCAATCGATGTCTTTTGGTCAGCCCAATGTGCAGGCTCATTACAATACCAATCAAAGCTCCGGAGGTTATGTGCCTCCCCAACCTTCTCAAGATGCTTCTACTTCGAGTCTGATGAAAGACAATGTTCACTCTATTTCTGCAAATCAGGGACATGGTTTTGTGGTGAGGCCTGGAGGACCTGATGACAGTAAGCCAGTACAAGAAAGTGCAGGAAGCAAAGTTCTTACGGACAACATTGCGGGGGTTGCTAGTGCTAGTGATAGAAAGATTATCTCAGAGTcagaaatacaagttgaagctAAAGGCTTGAGTAATGCAGATAGGCATGTGCAGCCATCTAAGGAGAAAGGATCTGATGGCAACTCGTCCTCTGTGCTGCCATCAATTCAGTCAGTTTCTAATGAGAGAAATTCTGCTGGGGGCAGGGCTCAAAGCCAAGGTTACAGCAACAAGGGGAAAAGATTCACATATGCTGTAAAAGGTTCTAGTTTGAGGTCATCTTTCCCAAATTCTGATGGTCCTTATTCTGAGTCAAGTAGATTTCAGAGACGACCTCGTCGGACAGTTCAGCGAACTGAATTTCGAATCCGGGAAAATTCAAATAGCAGGCAATCATCCAGCACCGTTTTTTCTAATGACTCTGGTCATGGTGATAACTTAAATCACAGTGGGAGAGCTGCCGCAGCGGTTTTTGCAAAAAGTGGATCAAAGAGAGGATCCTTTTCTAGTAAGCCACTGAAgcaaaatgtgaagttggattCTAAGTCAGCAAATGTTGATTCTCAGGAGGTTGATTCTGGTATCAGGCCAAGCAAAGATGAGGGAAGGGCATCACTGCACAAAAGTCAGAATATTTCACACACTGGCGAGGGAAATCTAAAAAGGAACATATCCGAGGAGGATGTTGATGCTCCATTGCAGAGTGGTGTTGTACGTGTGTTTATGCAGCCTGGCATAGAAGCACCTAGCGACGAAGATGACTTTATTGAAGTCAGGTCTAAGAGGCAAATGCTGAATGATCGGCGAGagcaaagagaaaaagaaatcaaGGCGAAATCCCGTGTTTCTAAG CCTCCGCGCAAACCTCGGACGACCAGACAAAATAATGCAGTCTCAActagcccaaataaaagctctGCATCTGTGGGTGGAGAAATACCAAATAAGAGTAATTTTTCAGATATTATTGCTTCAGAGGCGCAGGGATCTGGTTATATGGATGTGTCCACTGGATTTACTACCGTGGTGTCGCAGCCACTGGCTCCAATTGGAACGCCTGCCGGGAGCAATGGATCTCAGGCTGATAAACAATTTCATACCGCCAA GTCGCACCAAACCACCTCTGTTGGTGTTGTTCCTGCCAGCGGAGATGACCTTGAGCCAGGCCTGATGTTTGAGAGCAATAAAAATACAGACAATGTTACATCATCACCACTAAACTCATGGGGCAGTGCACAGATCAATCAACAG GTTATGGCCTTGTCGCAGAGCCAACTTGAAGAGGCTATGAACCCTGCCCGGTTCGAAGCACATGCAGCTTCTGTTGGAGCTCACGGTGGTACAGTCACTGAGCCCATCTTACAATCATCATCCATCCTAACAAAGGACAAATCTTTTTCTTCTGCTGCAAGTCCAATTAACTCCCTGCTTGCTGGCGAGAAAATTCAATTTG GTGCTGTTACATCCCCGACGGTCCTTCATACTAGTAGTCGTGTTGTTTCCCATGGGATTGGAGCTCCAGGATCTAATCGATCGGAAGTACAAATTTCCCGTAATATTTCTCCTGATGAAAGTGAGTGTACCCTTTTCTTTGAGAAAGATAAACGTGCAAATGATCCATGTCTAAATGTACAAGATAAACGTGCAAATGATCCATGTCTAAATGTACAAGATTCTGAAGCTGAAGCCGCTGCTTCTGCTGTTGCTGTAGCAGCTATCAGCAGTGATGAAATTGTCGGGAATGGACTTGGCTCTGCTATTTCAGAAGCTAAAACTTTTGAAG GTGATCAGCAATTGAGCAGCCAATCAAGGGCAGAAGAGTCTCTTAGCGTATCTCTTCCTGCTGATCTCAATGTTGAAACTCCTCCGATATCATTGTGGCCACCCTCACCAAGTCCCCAGAATTCGTCGAGCCAAATCCTATCTCATTTTCCTGGTGGTCCGCAGTCTCATTTTCCTTTCTATGAGATGAATCCTATGTTGGGTGGTCCGATTTTTGCCTTTGGTCCACATAAAGAGTCAGGTGGCTCCCAGTCACAGTCACAGAAAGCTACTGTGTCTAGCTCAGGTCCACTTGGTGCATGGCAACAATGCCATTCTACGTTGGACTCATTCTACGGTCATCCAGCAGGGTTCACTGGCCCTTTCATTAGCCCACCTGGAGGTATCCCTGGGGTTCAAGGTCCGCCGCACATGGTGGTCTATAATCATTTTGCTCCAGTTGGACCGTATGGCCAGGTTGGATTGAGCTTTATGGGTACAACTTATTTACCTTCTGGAAAACAGCCTGATTGGAAGCACACCCCCTCATCCTCCGCAATGGGTATCACTGAGGCGGATATGAATAACATCAGTATGGCTGGTTCTCAGCGGAATTTATCAAATATGCCTGCTACCGTCCAGCACCTTGGCCCTGCTTCACCAATTATGCCCATGGCTTCTCCTTTGGCCATGTTTGATGTGTCTCCATTCCAG TCTTCACCTGAAATGCCAATCCAAGCTCGCTGGTCTCATGTCCCTGCATCGCCTCTTCATTCTGTTCCCGTTTCTCACCCCTTGCAGCAGCAAGCTGAAGGCGCATTACCATCTAAATTCGGGCACAGTCATCCGGTTGATCAGTCATTGAATACCAATAGGTTCTTGGAGTCTTATCCTCGAGAAGGCTCTGATGGTACCCCCAGTTTTACTGTTGCGACAGATGCCAATGCAGCTCAGTTTCCTGTTGAATCGGGTCTTGGAGATTCCTCCAAGTCAGGGGCAACTGGTGGTTCTGCTCAGAGTTTGGTCAGTCAAAGCTCTTCTGGATGTGCTAATGCAGATATTGGCAAAAATGATGCTTTCAGAAATGGCGTCAGCAACAGCGGTAAAGACCAAGGTGTAAGTGGTTtcaaaacacaaacacaacAGAAGAATGCCTCTACTCAGCAGAATCAAACTGCAGGCTATAACTATCACAGGGGTGGTGGTATGTCTCAGAGAAATATGGGTGGAAATGATTGGTCCCATCGCAGAATGGGTTTCCATGGCAGAAATCAGTCTTTGGGTGCGGTTCCATCTACTAAGGTGAAACAAATATACGTGGCTAAGCAAACCCTTAGTGGGACAAAAACAACGGAATGA